From Paramagnetospirillum magnetotacticum MS-1, one genomic window encodes:
- a CDS encoding GGDEF domain-containing protein: MKSPDSLDVAAHCARAALAMMERNKVPPHPENYAIWYSYVAGRNPDLTAAIDAILNAGKKFTQKINDELYERFAVFPQDTAELREVGQRVEEAVGRVLEYLSNAGQGTANYGAALEDFSGKLASGPSAGALSELISGMLAETKVMADLNRQLELRLENSSGEVARLRNQLDDLKREASTDALTQLANRKLFDHSLNLAVLDAQASEAPLSLLMIDIDHFKQFNDTYGHQLGDQVLKLVARSLSEIAQAKDTAARYGGEEFAVILPATPLEKSMEVAEAIRNQVSTKRLTNRRTGQVLGQVTLSIGAARLKDAEPADSLVHRADEAMYLAKRDGRNRVKNEIDLEKAASDAGK, from the coding sequence ATGAAGAGCCCGGATTCCCTTGATGTCGCCGCCCATTGCGCCCGTGCGGCGCTGGCCATGATGGAGCGGAACAAGGTCCCGCCCCATCCCGAGAATTACGCCATCTGGTATTCCTATGTGGCGGGGCGCAATCCCGATCTGACGGCGGCCATCGACGCGATTTTGAACGCGGGCAAGAAATTCACCCAGAAAATCAATGACGAGCTTTACGAGCGCTTTGCCGTCTTTCCCCAAGACACCGCCGAACTGCGCGAGGTGGGCCAGCGGGTCGAGGAGGCGGTGGGGCGTGTGCTGGAATATCTCAGCAATGCCGGTCAGGGAACCGCCAATTACGGCGCCGCCCTGGAGGATTTCAGCGGCAAGCTGGCCAGTGGGCCTTCGGCTGGCGCGCTCAGCGAACTGATCTCGGGCATGCTGGCCGAGACCAAAGTGATGGCCGATCTGAACCGTCAGCTGGAACTGCGCCTGGAAAACTCCTCGGGCGAAGTGGCCCGGCTGCGCAATCAGTTGGACGATCTGAAGCGCGAGGCGTCCACCGACGCCCTGACCCAGCTGGCCAACCGCAAGCTGTTCGATCATTCCCTCAATCTGGCGGTGCTCGACGCCCAGGCCTCGGAAGCGCCTCTGTCGCTCCTGATGATCGACATCGACCATTTCAAGCAGTTCAACGACACCTATGGTCATCAACTGGGCGATCAGGTGCTCAAACTGGTGGCGCGGTCGCTGTCCGAAATCGCTCAGGCCAAGGATACCGCCGCCCGCTATGGCGGCGAGGAATTCGCCGTGATCCTGCCCGCCACGCCGTTGGAAAAGTCGATGGAAGTGGCCGAAGCCATCCGTAATCAGGTTTCCACCAAGCGGCTGACCAACCGCCGCACCGGCCAGGTCCTGGGTCAGGTGACCCTGTCCATCGGCGCCGCCCGGCTGAAAGATGCCGAGCCCGCCGATTCCCTGGTTCACCGTGCCGACGAGGCCATGTATCTGGCCAAGCGCGACGGCCGGAACCGGGTCAAGAACGAAATCGATCTGGAAAAGGCGGCCAGCGACGCCGGGAAATAG
- a CDS encoding response regulator — MILERRVIVFPRADFLDAIRRYGERIGKMLPDTAPDLLSFDPAQDIALTIRFPAVFAGGSAKDFIFSRDDVGQALTLYCRERKVPLPKNSAKQIEKFKDGAALTMQIGGAGLHIMVIDDQEVMRNIIKKLLGKANPAQISEANDGLTALDMLRSGDVDPDVIICDLHMENMDGIEFLRTLRNEKGNLNSRKPVLILTGDKSEQAHEITRQVGASKVLTKPIGADDLIRQINLVRGHFEAGRP, encoded by the coding sequence ATGATTCTGGAACGTCGCGTCATCGTCTTTCCCAGGGCCGATTTTCTCGATGCCATTCGCCGTTATGGCGAGCGGATCGGCAAGATGCTTCCCGATACGGCCCCGGATCTGCTCAGCTTCGACCCTGCCCAGGACATCGCGCTCACCATCCGTTTTCCGGCCGTGTTCGCGGGCGGTTCGGCCAAGGACTTCATCTTTTCGCGCGATGACGTGGGCCAGGCGCTCACCCTTTATTGCCGCGAGCGCAAGGTGCCGCTGCCCAAGAACTCGGCCAAGCAGATCGAGAAGTTCAAGGACGGCGCGGCGCTGACCATGCAGATCGGCGGCGCCGGTCTGCACATCATGGTCATCGACGACCAGGAAGTGATGCGCAACATCATCAAGAAGCTGCTGGGCAAGGCCAATCCCGCCCAGATCTCCGAGGCCAATGACGGTTTGACGGCGCTGGATATGCTGCGTTCGGGCGATGTGGACCCCGATGTCATCATCTGCGACCTGCATATGGAGAACATGGACGGCATCGAGTTCCTGCGGACTTTGCGGAACGAGAAGGGCAATCTCAACAGCCGCAAGCCCGTGCTGATCCTGACCGGCGACAAATCCGAACAGGCCCACGAGATCACCCGCCAGGTGGGGGCCTCCAAGGTGCTGACCAAGCCCATCGGCGCCGACGATCTCATCCGCCAGATCAATCTGGTGCGCGGCCATTTCGAGGCCGGGCGGCCTTAA